A single genomic interval of Nitrosomonadales bacterium harbors:
- a CDS encoding porin — protein MQTTCMQQKKLIVVALAAAAFATPALADTGNVSIYGKADMSYDIISNGTSAAGVAGASKSNVSSNVSKLGLKGSEGLGDGLTAVWQIEQQINMDNTGGTFATRNTFLGLKSDSMGTVLLGRHDTPYKLATRKLDVFGDTIADNRALMGGVTSNTTVDSAFAAFDGRQPDVIAYISPDMNGFTGAAAYVNLSEGNTTAAAAKSDALSLAGMYKASGFYGGLAYETHKLNSVLGTKESAWKLGLSYDIDAFTAAFVYEKSSDNAGALGANARGHNAYYLSGNYKMGMDAIKVAYGKSGQIGARANTGANQFSLGYDHGLSKRTKLYAIYSRINNQRGSDYGFSQSSAAAGTINGIGASPSVISLGMQHTF, from the coding sequence ATGCAAACCACTTGCATGCAACAAAAGAAACTCATCGTCGTTGCGCTGGCCGCAGCCGCCTTCGCGACGCCGGCACTGGCGGATACCGGCAACGTCAGTATTTACGGCAAGGCCGACATGTCTTATGACATCATCAGCAACGGCACCTCTGCCGCCGGCGTTGCCGGTGCGAGCAAGAGCAACGTCTCGAGCAACGTTTCGAAGCTGGGTCTGAAGGGTTCCGAAGGACTGGGCGACGGACTGACAGCAGTCTGGCAGATCGAGCAGCAGATCAACATGGACAATACCGGCGGCACCTTCGCGACCCGCAACACCTTCCTGGGGCTGAAGAGCGACAGCATGGGTACCGTGTTGCTGGGCCGTCACGACACCCCATACAAACTGGCAACACGCAAGCTGGACGTGTTCGGCGACACCATTGCCGACAACCGCGCGCTGATGGGCGGCGTGACCAGCAACACGACTGTTGATTCCGCATTTGCCGCTTTCGACGGTCGCCAGCCGGACGTGATCGCCTACATCAGCCCGGACATGAACGGTTTCACCGGTGCGGCCGCCTATGTCAACCTGTCGGAAGGCAATACCACCGCTGCTGCTGCCAAGTCTGACGCATTGAGCCTGGCCGGCATGTACAAGGCATCCGGTTTCTACGGCGGACTCGCATACGAGACGCACAAGCTCAACAGCGTCCTGGGTACCAAGGAATCTGCATGGAAACTGGGTTTGAGTTATGACATCGACGCGTTCACCGCCGCTTTCGTCTATGAGAAGAGCAGCGATAACGCCGGCGCTTTGGGTGCCAATGCGCGCGGTCACAACGCCTACTACCTGTCCGGCAATTACAAGATGGGCATGGATGCGATCAAGGTGGCCTACGGAAAGTCCGGCCAGATAGGTGCGAGGGCCAATACCGGCGCGAACCAGTTCAGCCTGGGCTACGACCACGGCCTGAGCAAGCGCACCAAGCTGTATGCGATCTACTCGCGCATCAATAACCAGCGTGGCAGCGACTACGGCTTCAGCCAGAGTTCTGCAGCTGCCGGCACGATCAACGGTATCGGCGCGTCGCCTTCCGTGATCTCTCTGGGCATGCAACACACTTTCTAA
- a CDS encoding acetyl-CoA C-acyltransferase: MSRQVQEAYIVAATRTPVGKAPRGMFRNTRPDDLLSHVLKSVLAQAPSLDPAQIVDVIVGCAMPEAEQGMNVARIGLLLAGLPDSVPGMTVNRFCSSGVQAVALAADRIRLGEAEVMIAAGTESMSMVPMMGNKVAFNPAIFEQDERYGIAYGMGLTAEKVAERWKVSREAQDAFALQSHQRAIAAIDSGEFADEISPYTISENSFDMDSREVRVQSREVARDEGPRADTSLEALAKLRTVFAQKGTVTAGNSSQMSDGAGAVLLCSESALKRYNLTPIGKFHGFSVAGVPPEIMGIGPKEAIPRVLKQVGLSLSDMSWIELNEAFAAQSLAVINDVGLDPAIVNPLGGAIALGHPLGATGAIRTATLLHGLRRRKQKYGMVTMCIGTGMGAAGIFEALS, from the coding sequence ATGAGCAGACAAGTCCAGGAAGCCTATATCGTCGCCGCGACGCGCACTCCGGTGGGCAAGGCGCCGCGCGGTATGTTCCGCAATACCCGTCCCGATGACCTGCTTTCGCATGTGCTGAAAAGTGTGCTGGCGCAGGCGCCGTCGCTCGATCCGGCTCAAATAGTAGATGTCATCGTAGGCTGCGCGATGCCGGAGGCGGAGCAGGGGATGAACGTGGCGCGCATCGGATTGTTGCTGGCCGGGCTGCCGGACAGCGTGCCGGGCATGACGGTGAACCGTTTCTGTTCTTCCGGCGTGCAGGCCGTGGCGCTGGCGGCGGACCGCATCCGTCTCGGCGAGGCGGAGGTGATGATCGCGGCGGGCACCGAGAGCATGAGCATGGTGCCGATGATGGGCAACAAGGTGGCGTTCAACCCGGCGATCTTCGAGCAGGACGAGCGCTACGGCATCGCCTACGGCATGGGGCTGACGGCGGAGAAGGTGGCGGAGCGCTGGAAGGTCAGCCGCGAGGCGCAGGATGCCTTCGCGTTGCAGAGCCACCAGCGCGCCATCGCGGCGATCGACAGCGGCGAGTTCGCCGACGAGATCTCGCCGTACACGATCAGCGAAAACTCGTTCGACATGGACAGCCGCGAGGTGCGGGTGCAATCGCGCGAGGTGGCGCGGGACGAGGGGCCGCGCGCGGATACCTCGCTGGAGGCACTGGCGAAACTGAGGACGGTGTTCGCGCAGAAGGGCACGGTGACGGCGGGCAACAGTTCGCAGATGTCGGACGGTGCGGGCGCGGTGCTGCTGTGTTCCGAATCCGCGCTGAAGCGCTACAACCTGACCCCCATCGGCAAGTTCCACGGTTTCAGCGTGGCGGGCGTGCCGCCTGAGATCATGGGCATCGGCCCGAAGGAGGCGATCCCCCGCGTGCTGAAACAAGTCGGGCTGTCGCTGAGCGACATGAGCTGGATCGAACTGAACGAAGCGTTCGCCGCACAGTCGCTGGCGGTGATCAACGATGTCGGGCTCGACCCGGCCATCGTCAACCCGCTCGGCGGTGCCATCGCGCTCGGCCATCCGCTCGGTGCGACCGGCGCGATCCGCACCGCGACGCTGTTGCACGGCCTGCGCCGCCGCAAGCAGAAATACGGCATGGTGACGATGTGCATCGGCACCGGGATGGGCGCGGCAGGAATCTTTGAGGCGTTGTCATAG
- a CDS encoding chalcone isomerase family protein codes for MKKLLSVLCGLLLSMNVGATEVEGVKLADRVHLGSRDLVLNGAGVRSKLIFDLYVAALYLGERKNSGDAVLADAGEKRIALHLLRDISAETLSEAFNKAIISNHTPAELAALDASLKQFMAIFAAMNEVKKGDVITLDYLPASGTRVGVNGTEKGLIVGAGFNVALLKVWLGVKPAQDDLKRKLLGGK; via the coding sequence ATGAAAAAACTATTGTCGGTGCTTTGCGGATTGTTGTTGAGCATGAACGTGGGTGCGACGGAGGTCGAAGGGGTCAAGCTGGCCGACCGCGTGCATCTCGGCAGCCGCGATCTGGTTTTGAATGGCGCGGGCGTGCGCAGCAAACTCATTTTCGACCTGTATGTCGCGGCGCTGTATCTCGGCGAAAGGAAGAACAGCGGCGATGCGGTATTGGCCGATGCCGGCGAGAAGCGCATCGCGCTGCACCTGTTGCGCGACATCAGCGCGGAGACGCTGTCGGAGGCGTTCAACAAGGCGATCATCAGCAACCATACACCGGCCGAACTGGCCGCGCTGGATGCCTCGCTCAAGCAGTTCATGGCGATCTTTGCGGCGATGAACGAGGTGAAGAAGGGCGATGTCATCACGCTGGACTATCTGCCCGCGAGCGGCACCCGTGTCGGCGTGAACGGTACGGAGAAGGGTCTGATCGTCGGGGCCGGGTTCAATGTCGCGCTGCTCAAGGTATGGCTGGGCGTCAAGCCTGCCCAGGACGACCTGAAGAGAAAACTGCTGGGCGGGAAATAG
- a CDS encoding DUF190 domain-containing protein has protein sequence MNVLTFYVSEKQHHAGMPLYEWLLEKARTLGIQGGSAFRAIAGFGRHGKLHEETFFELAGELAVKVEFIIDDALAEKLLDVLHAEDLDVFHVRHAVQAGVI, from the coding sequence ATGAACGTGCTTACTTTTTATGTCAGCGAGAAGCAGCACCATGCCGGCATGCCGTTGTACGAATGGCTGCTGGAAAAAGCCAGGACACTCGGCATCCAGGGCGGTTCGGCATTCCGCGCGATCGCGGGGTTCGGCCGGCACGGCAAGCTGCACGAGGAGACCTTCTTCGAGCTGGCGGGCGAACTGGCGGTCAAGGTGGAATTCATCATCGACGATGCGCTCGCGGAGAAGCTGCTGGATGTGCTGCATGCCGAGGATCTCGATGTATTCCATGTGCGCCATGCAGTGCAGGCGGGCGTCATTTAG
- a CDS encoding dienelactone hydrolase family protein translates to MKKILLLVALFCLAVPPVQAAVQGREVTYRAQGTTLKGYIAYDDAIKGRRPAVLVVHEWWGHNAYARKRADMLAALGYTALAVDMYGDGKQANHPDDAGKFATEVSRNLPMAKARFEAGMKLLRKQKTVNDKELAAIGYCFGGGVVLHMARLGLPLKGVASFHGSLGTEMPVQPGRVKAHIVSFTGEDDPMIGTDKVAAFRQEMETAGADFRVVTYPGVKHSFTNPDADELGRKFNLPLAYDAAADQDSWQQTTAFLKEIFGK, encoded by the coding sequence ATGAAGAAGATCTTATTGCTGGTTGCGCTGTTTTGTCTGGCCGTGCCGCCGGTTCAGGCTGCCGTGCAGGGCAGGGAAGTGACTTATCGGGCCCAGGGTACGACCCTCAAGGGTTATATCGCGTATGACGACGCCATCAAGGGCAGACGCCCGGCGGTGCTGGTGGTGCATGAATGGTGGGGGCACAACGCCTATGCGCGCAAGCGCGCCGACATGCTGGCCGCACTGGGTTACACCGCGCTGGCGGTGGATATGTACGGTGACGGAAAACAGGCCAACCATCCCGACGATGCCGGCAAGTTCGCCACCGAGGTGAGCAGGAACTTGCCGATGGCCAAGGCACGCTTCGAGGCGGGCATGAAATTGCTGCGCAAGCAGAAAACCGTAAATGACAAAGAGTTGGCGGCGATCGGCTACTGCTTCGGCGGCGGCGTGGTGCTGCACATGGCGCGCCTCGGCTTGCCGTTGAAGGGCGTGGCGAGTTTCCACGGTTCGCTGGGCACCGAGATGCCGGTGCAGCCCGGCAGGGTCAAGGCGCATATCGTCTCCTTCACCGGCGAAGACGACCCGATGATCGGCACAGACAAGGTCGCGGCTTTCAGGCAGGAAATGGAAACCGCCGGTGCGGATTTCCGGGTGGTCACCTATCCCGGCGTAAAGCATTCCTTCACCAATCCCGATGCGGATGAACTGGGCAGGAAATTCAATCTGCCGCTGGCGTATGACGCGGCGGCGGATCAGGATTCCTGGCAGCAGACGACGGCATTCCTGAAAGAGATATTCGGCAAGTGA
- a CDS encoding HupE/UreJ family protein, which translates to MNRKILSRAVTIVLGTLLPSLAYAHVGIGDASGFTHGFTHPFSGLDHVCAMLAVGLWAAQSGGRSVWVVPLSFVGVMAVGGMLPALGIALPFVEQGIVLSVLLLGVLIATAIRMPLWLSCGMVGLFALWHGHAHGAEMPALVSGMSYAVGFVLTTALLHIAGIAFGLGMQRLTREHAIRFAGTGIALCGVYLIAA; encoded by the coding sequence ATGAACAGGAAAATTTTGTCGCGGGCAGTAACCATTGTGCTGGGGACACTGTTGCCGTCCTTAGCGTATGCGCATGTCGGCATCGGGGATGCCAGCGGTTTCACGCATGGATTCACGCATCCGTTCAGCGGCCTGGATCACGTTTGCGCGATGCTGGCCGTGGGGTTGTGGGCAGCGCAGTCGGGCGGCCGTTCGGTATGGGTCGTGCCACTCAGCTTCGTCGGCGTGATGGCGGTGGGCGGCATGTTGCCGGCGCTGGGCATCGCCTTGCCGTTCGTCGAGCAGGGCATCGTGCTGTCGGTGCTGCTGCTGGGCGTATTGATCGCTACCGCGATCCGCATGCCGCTCTGGCTGAGCTGCGGCATGGTCGGGTTGTTCGCGTTGTGGCATGGTCATGCGCATGGCGCAGAGATGCCCGCGCTGGTATCCGGCATGAGCTATGCGGTAGGTTTTGTACTGACGACGGCGCTATTGCATATTGCGGGCATCGCGTTCGGTCTGGGGATGCAGCGACTGACGCGTGAGCATGCCATCCGTTTTGCCGGGACGGGCATCGCGCTGTGTGGCGTGTATCTGATAGCAGCATGA
- the pstS gene encoding phosphate ABC transporter substrate-binding protein PstS, with amino-acid sequence MNSKLKQLIVGTITATALAYAGAGMAAATITGAGATFPYPVYAKWAEAYNAKTGVAMNYQSIGSGGGIKQITAKTVDFGASDKPLKPAELDKDGLLQFPTVIGGVVPVVNVAGIAAGQIKLTGTVLADIFLGKINKWNDPALVALNKDVKLPDENITVVHRSDGSGTSFIFTNYLSKVSPEWKSEVGEGSAVSWKVGTGGKGNEGVASYVQRIKGSIGYVEFAYALQNKMAHVKMQNRDGAFVEPSQDSFKAAAANVQWDKAEGFYEILTNEPGKESWPISGATFILMHKMQENAATAKEVLKFFDWAYGNGNQMAADLDYVPLPENVQNLIRKAWKNQIRDTSGSSLYK; translated from the coding sequence ATGAATAGCAAACTCAAGCAACTCATCGTCGGCACGATCACCGCGACTGCCCTGGCCTATGCCGGTGCTGGCATGGCCGCTGCGACCATCACCGGCGCGGGCGCAACCTTCCCGTACCCGGTCTACGCTAAATGGGCGGAAGCCTACAACGCCAAGACCGGCGTAGCAATGAACTACCAATCCATCGGTTCCGGCGGCGGCATCAAGCAGATCACCGCCAAGACCGTGGATTTCGGCGCATCCGACAAGCCGCTGAAACCGGCGGAACTGGACAAGGACGGCCTGCTGCAATTCCCGACTGTGATCGGCGGCGTGGTTCCTGTCGTGAACGTCGCAGGCATTGCTGCCGGGCAGATCAAGCTGACCGGCACCGTACTGGCCGACATCTTCCTGGGCAAGATCAACAAGTGGAACGATCCTGCGCTGGTCGCCCTGAACAAGGACGTCAAGCTGCCTGACGAGAACATCACCGTGGTGCACCGTTCCGACGGTTCCGGCACTTCGTTCATTTTCACCAACTACCTGTCCAAGGTCAGCCCGGAATGGAAGTCTGAAGTTGGCGAAGGTTCGGCAGTGTCCTGGAAGGTCGGTACCGGCGGCAAGGGTAACGAAGGCGTGGCCTCTTACGTGCAACGCATCAAGGGTTCCATCGGTTATGTGGAATTCGCCTACGCGCTGCAGAACAAAATGGCTCACGTGAAGATGCAGAACCGCGACGGAGCATTCGTCGAACCCAGCCAGGACAGCTTCAAGGCAGCGGCAGCGAACGTGCAATGGGACAAGGCGGAAGGCTTCTATGAAATCCTGACCAACGAACCGGGCAAGGAAAGCTGGCCGATCAGCGGCGCGACCTTCATCCTGATGCACAAGATGCAGGAAAATGCCGCGACTGCGAAAGAAGTGCTGAAGTTCTTCGATTGGGCATACGGCAATGGCAACCAGATGGCTGCCGACCTGGATTACGTGCCGCTGCCGGAGAATGTGCAGAACCTGATCCGCAAGGCATGGAAGAACCAGATCCGCGACACGTCCGGTTCATCGCTGTACAAATAA
- the crcB gene encoding fluoride efflux transporter CrcB, with amino-acid sequence MLIYSFLAVGVGAAFGAWMRWELGLWLNPALPELPLGTLVANLAGGYLIGLAIAFFMQHPGVSPEWRLFIITGFLGGLTTFSTFSAETVTLLMRGQYVWGAGIVAAHLGGSLLMTVLGIQTFKWLHI; translated from the coding sequence ATGTTGATCTATTCGTTCTTGGCGGTCGGTGTCGGCGCTGCCTTCGGCGCCTGGATGCGCTGGGAATTGGGTCTGTGGCTCAATCCGGCGCTGCCCGAATTGCCGCTCGGCACGCTGGTCGCCAATCTGGCGGGCGGTTACCTGATCGGGCTGGCGATCGCCTTCTTCATGCAGCACCCCGGCGTGTCACCGGAATGGCGGCTGTTCATCATCACCGGCTTTCTGGGAGGATTGACCACTTTCTCCACTTTCTCCGCCGAGACTGTCACGCTGCTGATGCGCGGGCAGTATGTCTGGGGGGCAGGCATCGTCGCTGCACATCTGGGCGGTTCGCTGCTGATGACGGTGTTGGGCATCCAGACTTTCAAGTGGTTGCATATCTGA
- a CDS encoding 3',5'-cyclic-nucleotide phosphodiesterase yields the protein MRLTVLGCYGGIGGLRRTTSLLLDDDILIDAGSGVGDLSLEQMARVDHVFLTHAHLDHCGFVPLLADAAAFVRQGPLNVHALPETIAALKKNLLNGELWPDYSVLPTADKPFIRLIPLACGETVKFGERRITALPARHSIPAVGYRMDSGAASFVFSGDTTDCEAFWSALNGIDNLRYLMIETTVLNANIRSAEAFGHLCAALLARGLARLRRPVQLLITHNEPGNEERIMAEVNADCGAYHPVPLKQGQRFDF from the coding sequence ATGCGCCTGACCGTACTGGGCTGTTATGGCGGGATCGGCGGTTTGCGCCGCACTACTTCGCTGCTGCTGGACGACGACATCCTGATCGATGCGGGCAGCGGTGTCGGCGATCTGAGCCTGGAGCAGATGGCACGGGTGGATCACGTGTTCCTGACGCACGCGCACCTGGATCATTGCGGGTTCGTGCCGTTGCTGGCCGATGCGGCGGCGTTCGTCCGTCAGGGCCCGCTGAATGTCCATGCCTTGCCGGAGACCATCGCCGCGCTGAAGAAGAATCTGCTGAACGGGGAGTTGTGGCCGGATTACAGCGTGTTACCGACCGCGGACAAGCCTTTCATCCGGCTGATCCCGCTGGCATGCGGCGAAACGGTAAAGTTCGGCGAACGGCGCATCACCGCGCTACCGGCGCGCCATTCGATCCCGGCGGTGGGCTATCGGATGGACAGTGGCGCCGCCAGTTTCGTATTCAGCGGCGATACCACGGATTGCGAGGCATTCTGGTCGGCACTGAACGGCATCGACAACCTGCGCTACCTGATGATCGAAACGACGGTCCTCAACGCCAACATCCGTTCTGCCGAAGCGTTCGGTCATCTCTGCGCCGCGTTGCTGGCGCGCGGACTGGCGCGGTTGCGGCGTCCGGTGCAACTGCTCATCACCCACAACGAGCCGGGCAATGAAGAGCGCATCATGGCGGAGGTGAATGCCGACTGCGGCGCATACCATCCGGTGCCCCTCAAGCAGGGACAACGATTCGATTTTTGA